One Lacunisphaera limnophila DNA window includes the following coding sequences:
- a CDS encoding SRPBCC family protein, whose product MLPVLLALLAVLVIGFLLFVASRPGTFRYTRCLVIAAPPAALFAQVDDLRKFQDWNPWAKLDPQCVFTYGGPATGTGATYHWKGNRKVGEGRMTITESRPPALVRSRLEFIKPFAATHTGEFTFTPEAGGTRVSWTMTGENNFMSKFMGVFMNFEQMIGRDFDQGLATLKALTEHPPSSAS is encoded by the coding sequence ATGCTCCCCGTCCTCCTCGCCCTCCTCGCCGTCCTCGTGATCGGCTTCCTGCTCTTCGTCGCGTCCCGTCCGGGCACGTTCCGCTACACCCGCTGCCTGGTCATCGCGGCGCCCCCCGCGGCACTGTTCGCGCAGGTCGACGACTTGCGGAAATTCCAGGACTGGAACCCGTGGGCCAAGCTCGATCCCCAGTGCGTGTTCACCTACGGCGGTCCCGCCACGGGCACCGGGGCCACGTACCACTGGAAGGGCAACCGCAAGGTCGGCGAGGGCCGCATGACCATCACCGAAAGCCGGCCTCCCGCGCTGGTCCGCTCCCGCCTCGAGTTCATCAAGCCCTTCGCTGCGACCCACACGGGCGAATTCACCTTCACGCCCGAGGCCGGCGGAACCCGGGTGAGCTGGACCATGACCGGCGAGAACAACTTCATGAGCAAATTCATGGGCGTGTTCATGAACTTCGAGCAGATGATCGGCCGCGATTTTGACCAGGGCCTCGCCACGCTCAAGGCGCTCACCGAGCACCCGCCGTCATCCGCGTCCTGA
- a CDS encoding PEP-CTERM sorting domain-containing protein, with amino-acid sequence MSFPRPGYLLLIALLLLGVRAAAQQVVNIDVKISFVPVYVGQGAYADPGHDYWNAVTSGVGATALLASDGVTTTTLSFAMDDPEYANIGFGGDQEFAGNLLADYFYMDGATPTAFTLGGLTPGHAYDIYLYSQAGSSYSTDRAATFTLDGSTQGLTAFTIAAYEEGTNYVRFSVTATGTSLGGSFIGSLGFNEAELNGLQIVDHGVAAIPEPSTYAALAGLAALALVARRRPRR; translated from the coding sequence ATGTCTTTCCCTCGTCCTGGGTACCTTCTCCTGATCGCCCTCCTGTTGCTCGGTGTCCGGGCTGCGGCCCAGCAGGTCGTCAATATCGACGTGAAGATCAGCTTCGTGCCGGTTTATGTGGGGCAGGGCGCCTATGCGGACCCAGGCCATGATTATTGGAACGCGGTCACCTCGGGGGTGGGCGCCACGGCTCTCCTGGCCTCGGACGGGGTCACCACGACGACGCTGTCGTTCGCGATGGACGACCCGGAGTACGCCAACATCGGTTTTGGCGGGGACCAGGAATTCGCCGGCAACCTGTTGGCGGACTACTTCTACATGGACGGCGCCACGCCGACGGCTTTCACCCTCGGGGGGCTGACGCCCGGCCACGCCTACGACATCTATTTGTATTCCCAGGCCGGATCGAGCTACTCGACGGACCGGGCGGCGACCTTCACCCTCGATGGCAGCACGCAGGGCCTGACGGCCTTCACGATCGCGGCGTATGAGGAGGGCACGAACTACGTGCGTTTTTCCGTCACCGCCACGGGGACAAGCCTGGGGGGCAGCTTCATCGGCAGCCTGGGATTCAACGAGGCGGAGTTGAACGGCCTGCAGATCGTCGACCACGGGGTCGCGGCGATTCCCGAGCCCTCCACGTATGCCGCGCTCGCCGGGCTGGCGGCGCTGGCGCTGGTGGCGCGGCGGCGGCCCCGCCGGTGA